CACGCATCAACTGGCTAAGGGAAGGCGATTTCAACACAACCTTCTTTCACCGACTGATGCAAATACGGAACTCCTTCAACTCGATTCGCTCGTTCATCTTGCCCACTGGAGAGGTTATAACTGATCCGAGCCACATGGGTGCTATGGCTATCGCTCACTTCAGACAACTCCTGGCTCCTCCAACTCAACTCACTACTGCAGTCTCTCCCATCTGGTTTCAGGAGATCTCTGACTTTCGCTGCCCTGAAGAAAATGCGTTGACAATGGTTACAATGCCCACTGATGAAGAGATCAAAACGACAATGTTCAAACTCAATTCAAACAAGGCCCCAGGACCAGATGGACTTACCTCTGGCTTTTTCAAATCAGCGTGGACTGTGGTTGGACGTGAGATTACTGCGAGCATAAATAACTTCTTCCTCACAGGATTTCTACCTTATGCTGTAAACTCCACCATTCTAACACTAGTGCCTAAAAGGATAGGTGCTTCTGCGATCTCTGACTATAGGCCAATTACTTGCTGTAACACAACCTACAAGCTCATCTCAAAGCTGCTGGTCAAGCGCCTGAAGCCCCTGCTACCTTCACTAATCCTTCCCAATCAAACTGCGTTTGTCCAAGGAAGGCTGCTCGTTGAAAACACCATCCTGGCATCTGAAATAGTCCATGGATACCATAGAGATAAGGGTCCTGCAAGAGTAACAATCAAAGTAGATATAGCCAAAGCTTTTGACACCATTGATTGGGGATTCATATTTAATATGCTGCAAGGAATCAACATTCCAATTGCTTACCTTCTGCGGCTGCATGCTTGTGTCACTACTCTGAGCTTCATGGTGGGCTTCAATGGCACTGTCCAAGGCTATTTCCGGAGCACGAGAGGACTTAGACAAGGAGACCCCCTTTCCCCTTATCTATTTGTCATGGCTATGAATTGTCTGTCTATCTTGCTTGATCGGGGAGCAGCGGAAGGAAGTTTCGGCTATCACCACCACTGCAAGGACTCTAAGCTAACGCATTTATACTTTGCAGACGACCTCCTCATATTCTGTGACGGTTCACTCCGGTCGGTGAAAAATGTCCTTCAGATTATCCAGAACTTTACTGATGTCTCGGGTTTTGCGGTCAGCATTTCAAAGACAAGTTTCTTCTCCTGTGGAATCCAGCAACCTGAAAAAGATCGAATAATCAGTGAGACAGGTATTACGCATGGCCTTCTACCTGTCAGGTATCTTGGGATTCCCCTATGCACTAAAAAACTCTCTCTAGCTAACTGTGAACCGCTAATACAACAAATAAAGAACAAAGTTAACAGCTGGAGCGCTAGGTCTCTCTCATTTGCAGGGCGACTATTATTGATCAACACAGTCATTGCAGGGATTTCAAACTTCTGGTGCTCTATTTTTACTATCCCTAAGAAGTGCATTAAACTGATAAACTCTATCTGTGGAGCTAACCTATGGAAAGGGACGACAGAGGGGCACCACTCTGCTCGAGTATCGTGGGAAACAGTTACATTGTCAAAGGAGGAGGGTGGTTTGAGAATCCGTGATCTCCACCTCTGGAACAAAGCATGCACTCTCAAGCTTGTCTGGCTCCTGTTCTTTCGATCAGGATCTATATGGGTAGCCTGGTTCACAAAACATATACTCAGAGATTGCAAGAGTAATTTCTGGACAATCAAGGAAAAGCAATCACACTCCTATGCAATCAGGAAACTACTTCGAGTTAGAGAGTATGCTTACAGCTGGATCAACATCAAGATAGAAGATGGAGCATCCGCACGGTTTTGGTCGGACAATTGGAGCCCTTTTGGAAACATTAGGGAGTTCCTCAATATAACCACTACATCAGCCTTGGGAATACGTCAAAATGCTACCTTGGCTGACATTCGCTACGAGGGAGGATGGCATATCCCAGCTCCTCGCTCTGACTCTCAACTGGCTCTCCATACCTTTCTCACTACTCTTACTCTCTCCCAGTCGCATGACTTGTATGAGTGGAGACAACCAGGAAACAGTTCCCAAACATTCAAGACGGGTCTGACCTACAACCTCATCAAGCTGCATCAAACCCATGTCCCCTAGTCCAAGATTGTCTGGTTCTCTCGAGGCGTTCCAAAACATAGCTTCCTTGCGTGGTTGGTCACTCTAAATAGATGCCCAACACGAGATCGAATCATCACCTGGGGTCTCTCCACAAGTCCCCTCTGCCTTCTCTGCAATGCAGCGAACGAGTCTAGAGATCATCTCTTCTTCGAGTGCCCCTTCTCCTTTGCAGTATGGGACTCTTTAGCACGAAAAGCAAACTGTGTGGCAAATCACTCTTGGTCCCAGACCCTTCACTACCTTGAGCGTCGCTCTTGCTCCAAGCCAGAGAGATGCCTCAGTCTACTAGCTTGGCAGGCTTCGATCTATTTCATCTGGACTGAGCGAAACAACTGTCTCCATCGTCAGCACTACCGATCATCATCTTCCATCTCCACTGCTGCATCCTCcctgattaaaaacaaaatctccAGCTTTCGTGATCAGAATTCCGCTTTCGCCTCAACTCTATTCCAAATTTGGATTGGTGGCTGATAGATCAACTGCCTTCGTGATTATCACCTTCGCGACATCACTTCTGCACGTATCGCCAAAGAATTCTGAAGCCGTCGTCTCTGCTTCCTTTTACTTGGGCCATGACCCTGCTTTTGATAATGAGCTTTATCCCCTTATCTTTAATGGCTTGCAAGACCTCGT
This region of Brassica napus cultivar Da-Ae chromosome C5, Da-Ae, whole genome shotgun sequence genomic DNA includes:
- the LOC125586954 gene encoding uncharacterized protein LOC125586954, which codes for MAMNCLSILLDRGAAEGSFGYHHHCKDSKLTHLYFADDLLIFCDGSLRSVKNVLQIIQNFTDVSGFAVSISKTSFFSCGIQQPEKDRIISETGITHGLLPVRYLGIPLCTKKLSLANCEPLIQQIKNKVNSWSARSLSFAGRLLLINTVIAGISNFWCSIFTIPKKCIKLINSICGANLWKGTTEGHHSARVSWETVTLSKEEGGLRIRDLHLWNKACTLKLVWLLFFRSGSIWVAWFTKHILRDCKSNFWTIKEKQSHSYAIRKLLRVREYAYSWINIKIEDGASARFWSDNWSPFGNIREFLNITTTSALGIRQNATLADIRYEGGWHIPAPRSDSQLALHTFLTTLTLSQSHDLYEWRQPGNSSQTFKTGLTYNLIKLHQTHVP